The following proteins come from a genomic window of Aggregicoccus sp. 17bor-14:
- a CDS encoding response regulator transcription factor → MDTLAEQQPSAPIRVFVVEDQTRILKNQLRLLEASPDLEIVGTALSGESALEQVERARPDVLLLDLGLPRMSGIDVTRHVKAQHPRIEILIFTIFDEEDRVLEAVKAGASGYLLKGTPADKIVEAIKEVSAGGTVIQPNLARRLLRHFRIEPDAAPRTAAEPAAGLDEEPLKPLSDREREILQLIAKGVSNSEAARLLSLSKATIRTHLEHIYRKLEVTNRVEAVTEGIRKGLISV, encoded by the coding sequence TTGGACACTCTCGCCGAGCAGCAGCCCAGCGCCCCCATCCGCGTGTTCGTGGTGGAGGACCAGACCCGCATCCTGAAGAACCAGCTGCGCCTGCTCGAGGCGAGCCCGGACCTCGAGATCGTGGGCACGGCGCTCTCGGGCGAGAGCGCGCTCGAGCAGGTGGAGCGCGCGCGGCCCGACGTGCTGCTGCTGGACCTGGGCCTGCCGCGCATGAGCGGCATCGACGTGACGCGCCACGTGAAGGCCCAGCACCCGCGCATCGAGATCCTCATCTTCACCATCTTCGACGAGGAGGACCGCGTGCTCGAGGCCGTGAAGGCCGGGGCCTCCGGCTACCTGCTCAAGGGCACGCCCGCGGACAAGATCGTCGAGGCGATCAAGGAGGTCAGCGCCGGGGGCACGGTCATCCAGCCGAACCTCGCGCGGCGCCTGCTGCGCCACTTCCGCATCGAGCCGGACGCCGCCCCCCGCACCGCCGCGGAGCCGGCCGCGGGCCTGGACGAGGAGCCGCTCAAGCCGCTCAGCGACCGCGAGCGGGAGATCCTCCAGCTCATCGCGAAGGGCGTTTCGAACAGCGAGGCCGCGCGGTTGCTGAGCCTCTCCAAGGCCACCATCCGCACGCACCTGGAGCACATCTACCGCAAGCTCGAGGTGACCAACCGCGTCGAGGCGGTGACCGAGGGCATCCGCAAGGGGCTCATCTCGGTCTAG